GGCCATCAACGGCGAGACCTACGAATTCACAGAGATGTATCCTCCTATGATCACAGAAGCCGAGTCACAGGGCAACAAAGAGGCCGTCCGCATCTTCACCTACGCAGACAAGGCCGAAAAAATACACGCGGCTCTCTACACCGACGCGCTGAACGACATGAACAACACAGAAGCCGACTACTACCTCTGCCCCATCTGCGGCTTCATCCACAAAGGCGCCACCACAGATTCATGCCCCATCTGCGGAGCGAAAGCCTCAATATTCCAGAAATTCTAAGTCACGACCTCCTCTCAACAACCAACGGCCGCCCTTACCGGGGCGGCCGTTGGTGTTTTCTTAACATATCGTTCCACTTTCGCCTTTGGCCCTTGCCAAAGGCAAAATTTTAGAATAGTATATATACATTTCCACTATTCACAGTTGGAAATTAATAATTTTAGGACAATAGCTGAAAGGAATTAAATATGGAAAACGAATATACAAATCTTCCGAAATTAACTATAGGCGCACATACGCCTAGATACCCCATCATACAGGGCGGCATGGGCATCATGGTCTCTGGCCCAAAACTTGCCGGCGCGGTGGCGGCGGCGGGCGGCATAGGTACTATAGCCTCCGTCGGTATGGCCGCATCATGCAGCGATTTTGACATGAACTCCGGCGCTAAAAACATCGAAACGCAGAACAACAAAATACTCGCGCAATACATAACAGAGGCCAAGGCCGCGTCAAACGGCGGCGTCATTGCCGTCAACTGCATGTGCGCCTTAAGCGACTACGAAGAGCTGGTTCGCACCTCATGCGAAGCGGGCGCCGACATCATCATCTCAGGCGCAGGCCTTCCGCTCAAACTGCCGCAGATAACGGCCGACTTTCCAAACACGGCGCTCGTCCCCATTGTCAGCAGCGTCAAGGCGGCCGGGCTTATCCTCTCCCGCTGGGTCAAACACTACAACAGACTTCCCGACGCCTTCGTAGTCGAGACGCCGAACACCGCGGGCGGTCACCTCGGCGCGCGCGACGCGGAGCAGGCGATGGAAGAAAACCTCTCGCTTAAAGAGGTCGTCCCCGCGCTTGTTGCATATCTGAAAGAGCAGGGGTACAACATCCCAGTCATCTCCGCCGGAGGCATCTGGGACGGACGCGACATGAAAGAGGCCTTTGCGATGGGCGCAGTAGGCGTGCAGATGGGAACACGCTTTGCCGCAACGGAAGAGGGAGACGCCTCCGACCGTTTCAAGCAGGCCTACATCGACGCGGAGGACAAAGACGTCGTGCTGCTGAAAAGCCCATGCGGGCTGCCGGGACGCGCGATAATGAGCCCGCTGCTAGAACGCTATTTTTCCGACACGCTCGATATGGCGAAATGCCGCGCCGCCTGTCTTTCGCACTGCCTCTGCCGCGTGAAGCACGAGACCTTCTGCATAGCGGACGCGCTCGTCAGCGCCTACAAGGGAGACTGGGAAAACGGCCTCTTTTTCTGCGGCAGCAACGTCGGCCACGTAAAGTCTATTCTGAAGGTGAAAGACCTCATGACGGAGCTGCTTTCGGAATTCAGCACGCCGGAGCCCGCTCCTTTGCGCTAACAACACGCGCTCTGGTTTTGCAAAAGATAAAAGTTCGCATGATGGCCCCCGTCGACAAGACGAGGGCCATCGTTATATTTCGGCGGCGCTGCTGCGCCCCCCGCCGTAAGTAAAATAACAAGCATCGCAGAGCGCAAAAATGGCAAAACGTTCACTTTTGCGCGCCGACGTATTGAAAATTGCGACGCAGACGAGGTATAATAAGACGAAGAAAAATAGCGCTGATTGATAGATCTTAAATAAAAAACAGGAGAACCATCAAGATGGATAAAGGACATGGATTTACGCTGGTAGAGGTGCTGATAACGCTTGCGATAATAGGGATACTTGCGTCGCTTGGCTTTGTCAGCT
This window of the Cloacibacillus sp. genome carries:
- a CDS encoding rubrerythrin family protein, coding for MATQENFATAFAGESQANRKYLLYADQAEKDGFPGIAKLFRATAAAETIHAFAEFRAMGGVGTTASNLQAAINGETYEFTEMYPPMITEAESQGNKEAVRIFTYADKAEKIHAALYTDALNDMNNTEADYYLCPICGFIHKGATTDSCPICGAKASIFQKF
- a CDS encoding nitronate monooxygenase family protein, whose amino-acid sequence is MENEYTNLPKLTIGAHTPRYPIIQGGMGIMVSGPKLAGAVAAAGGIGTIASVGMAASCSDFDMNSGAKNIETQNNKILAQYITEAKAASNGGVIAVNCMCALSDYEELVRTSCEAGADIIISGAGLPLKLPQITADFPNTALVPIVSSVKAAGLILSRWVKHYNRLPDAFVVETPNTAGGHLGARDAEQAMEENLSLKEVVPALVAYLKEQGYNIPVISAGGIWDGRDMKEAFAMGAVGVQMGTRFAATEEGDASDRFKQAYIDAEDKDVVLLKSPCGLPGRAIMSPLLERYFSDTLDMAKCRAACLSHCLCRVKHETFCIADALVSAYKGDWENGLFFCGSNVGHVKSILKVKDLMTELLSEFSTPEPAPLR